The following DNA comes from Flavobacterium sp. N3904.
TGCAGAAAGCTCCATTTCTGGCAAAGTCAAATCGTGTCTTGGCGAGAAACAAACTACTCTGGCAATACCACGCTCTGGTTTTGCCTTGAAGAAAGTGGGTTTAATATCCTCTTCATACAAGATTGGTTCTTGCTTTACAGCGGCAAAATCGTTCTCGAAAACAAAACTCGATTCATACTTCGGATTGCTTTCTCCATTGGCACGAACATTCCCTGGACACAAATAACAAGTAGCATCGTACTCTGGAAGTACATCCGTATGAATTTTTTCATTTTGTCCTTGCCAAGGTCTTTTTGCTCTGTGCGGAGATACCAAAACCCATTCGTTAATTAATGGATTGAAACGTCTGTGCGGATCTTCGTTTATATCAAAATTTTTCATCTTAGTTTGCATTATATAATGATGTACCGTTTCCGATTTTTACATCATAAATTTTCAATTCTATATCAAAAGCCTCTTTATACAACTTAGTCAGTTTTTGTTTGATGGCTTCTTCTTCTCCTTTTTTAATCAAATTGATGGTACATCCGCCAAAACCGCCACCCATCAATCGGGATCCGATTACTGCTTTTTCTTGTTTTAAAGTATCTACAATAAAATCCAACTCATCGCAACTTACCAGATATTCTTTGGACAAACCTTCGTGAGTTTCGAAAAGTAATTTCCCTAAAGCTTCGATGTTTCCGTTATCCAAAACTTCGCAGGCGAGTGCCACACGATGAATTTCTTGAACAACAAAATGGCATCTGTCAAATACTTTCGGTGTCATTTTATCTTTTAATTGAAGCACATGACTTTCGATGCAATCTCTGAAACTACTAATCTCCGGAAAGTTACTTTTGATTATCGAAAGTCCTTCTTCACATTCTTCTCTTCTGGTATTATATGCCGACGAAAACAAGGAATGCTTCACATTACTGTCAAATAAAATAAGAGAATAATCATTGAAATCGGCGTTGTGGTACTCGTATTCCAGTGTTTTGCAGTCAATTTTAATTACTTTATTTTCTAAACCCATCACGCTCGAAAACTGGTCCATAATTCCGCAATTGATTCCAACCCAATGTTCCGCTTTTTGTCCCATTAGCGCAATATCCACTTTTGGAATAGACAAATTGAAAAGTTCCTTGATTCCAAAAATCGTTCCGCATTCTAGAGCTGCCGATGAAGACAATCCTGAACCAACCGGGATATTACTGCTAAAAACACAATTGAAACCATCGAACGAAAAGCCGTTGTCCTGCAATTGCTTGATAACTCCCAAAATGTAATTCGTCCAAACTACTTTGCTCAATGAAATGGTTTGAGTCAAATCGACTTCAAATTCTTCGTTCAAGTCTATGGCAACAATTTTAGATGTTTTTGTATTGTTTTTTGCAAAAGCGAAACAAATAATCTTGTCGATTGCGGCTGGCAAAACATAGCCATCATTATAATCGATATGTTCGCCAATAATGTTAATTCTTCCTGGAGAAAGGACTGTTTTTTCGGGAGCGCTGCCAAATTTTTCCTGAAAAAAAGCGGTCGTTTTTTTAATTAATAAATCGTTCATTATTTTGAAATTATTATTATTTTGATTTTTTTTATTTCTCAGATACCAAGTTCAATTTACCACTCTTAAGCCCGGCTCCGCTTACTTCTAGTTTTACATCACCAACAGTTGTTGTCGATTTTACAAGCACTACCAGTTTTCCACTAAAAAGTTTCATGGTATCTTTATGAAACATTTCGAGTGAAGTGGCATCGCCATTGCAGGCAGCCCTGTAAGTACCTGCTCCTGTAACCTTAAATTTTAACTGGTTGGTCGCCGTTGGGCAAGGAATTCCATTTTTATCCACTACAGATACGGTTACGAAAGATATATCTTCACCATCGGCAGAAATTGTTTTCCTGTCCGCATCCAAAACAATTTGATAAGGCTTGCCGGCAGTATGTATTTCTTCTTCAGCAACAGCTTTATCATTGTCATCAAAAGCCACCACTTTTACGGTTCCTGGCTCATATTTTACATCCATCCACATCAAGCGGTAGCGATTCTGTGGTGTGTTTTTATTTTTTTTCTGTACTCCCATGCTTTTACCATTTACAAAAAGTTCAGCGCTGTTGTAGTTTGTATAAACAAAAACGGGGGTTGTCTGTCCTTCTCTTCCTTCCCAGTTCCAATGCGGCAAGATATGAAGAGTTGGTTTCTCCGTGTTCCAACGGCTACGGTATAAATAATAGCGATCTTTAGGCAAACCGGCCAAATCGTTAATTCCAAAATAAGAACTTCGAGAAGGCCACATTTCATCGTAAGGCGTGGGTTCTCCTAAATAATCAAAACCAGTCCAAACAAACTCGCCAATTACCCAAGGTTTATCATCTTGAAGCACAAAATCTTCATCAGGTACATTAGACCAGCTACAGGCTTCCAAATCATAAGAGGAAGATTGAAAATCTGGATATTGTTTCATTTTTTCTTGAACCACAGGGAATTTATAAATCCCTCTAGAACTAACAGTCGAAGCTGTTTCTGAACCTAAAATAAACCCTTGCGGAAATTTATTAAATGCCTCATCATATAAATGCACACGATAATTCAACCCCGGAACATCGAGCAAAGCTCCAAAACCAGATTCCATAGTCGCTTTTACCTGATCCATACCAACAGTTACCGGACGTGTCGGGTCTTCTCTATGAAATATTTCCTGCAGCCATTTGGCGCGCTTCACTCCAGCTTCTCCCCATTGATCCGGCACTTCATTTCCGGCGCTCCACATTACAATAGAAGGATGATTTCGTGTTGCCTGCACCAAATTCACGATATCTTTTTCGGCATATTCATCAAAAAAACGATGGTACCCATTTTCTACTTTTGGCTTTGCCCATTCATCAAAACTCTCTGCCAAAAATAGAAAGCCCATTTCATCCGCCAATTCAAGCTGCTCGAAGGAAGGCATATTGTGCGAACTGCGAATCGCATTACAACCCATATCTTTTAAGATGGTCATTTGCCTGCGCAACGCCGCTTTATTTACTTCAGCTCCAAGGGGACCAAGATCATGGTGAAGACAAACTCCTTTAAATTTGGTTATCTTTCCATTAAGACTAAAACCTTTATTCGCCTCGTATTTTATTTCTCGAATTCCAAAAGGTGTTGAAATCTCATCTTTCAGTTCTTTTCCAACATACAATTGGGAAACTGCTTTATACAAATAAGGAGTTTCGGGACTCCATAATTTTGGCTTTTCTACTTTTATATTTTGATCGAACTCTTTTCCGAATGGTATAGTCGATTCCTCTGAATTTAGTTTCTTTCCTTCGGCATCAAAAATGGTGGTGACCAAACGAGTGTTTCCCCCAGAAACTTTTGTCTTAATATTCACTTTAGCCACTTCTTGACTGATAAAAGGAGTCGTAATAAACTGTCCCCATTGATCGATGCTTTCGTTGTTTTTTATAATAAGACTTACTTTTCGATACAAACCAGCACCAGGATACCAACGAGAAGCAAATTCTTTATTGGTTAATTTTACAGATAATGTATTGGCTCCTTCTTGTATAAATTGAGAAACATCGAAGTAAAAATAACTGTAGCCATAAGCCCATTCACCCACTTTTTTTCCGTTTAGATATACTTGAGGTTCGCTCATTGCGCCTTCA
Coding sequences within:
- the galK gene encoding galactokinase → MNDLLIKKTTAFFQEKFGSAPEKTVLSPGRINIIGEHIDYNDGYVLPAAIDKIICFAFAKNNTKTSKIVAIDLNEEFEVDLTQTISLSKVVWTNYILGVIKQLQDNGFSFDGFNCVFSSNIPVGSGLSSSAALECGTIFGIKELFNLSIPKVDIALMGQKAEHWVGINCGIMDQFSSVMGLENKVIKIDCKTLEYEYHNADFNDYSLILFDSNVKHSLFSSAYNTRREECEEGLSIIKSNFPEISSFRDCIESHVLQLKDKMTPKVFDRCHFVVQEIHRVALACEVLDNGNIEALGKLLFETHEGLSKEYLVSCDELDFIVDTLKQEKAVIGSRLMGGGFGGCTINLIKKGEEEAIKQKLTKLYKEAFDIELKIYDVKIGNGTSLYNAN
- a CDS encoding DUF4982 domain-containing protein; this encodes MKKLIRFLIVFLTFTQMTWSQTREIKVLDTNWKFQKGNFEEAYKVDFNDSKWESVTVPHDWAIYGPFDKNVDIQKVAIVQNGENVATEKTGRTGALPHIGTAWYRNTFTLPKNSDGKKIILLFEGAMSEPQVYLNGKKVGEWAYGYSYFYFDVSQFIQEGANTLSVKLTNKEFASRWYPGAGLYRKVSLIIKNNESIDQWGQFITTPFISQEVAKVNIKTKVSGGNTRLVTTIFDAEGKKLNSEESTIPFGKEFDQNIKVEKPKLWSPETPYLYKAVSQLYVGKELKDEISTPFGIREIKYEANKGFSLNGKITKFKGVCLHHDLGPLGAEVNKAALRRQMTILKDMGCNAIRSSHNMPSFEQLELADEMGFLFLAESFDEWAKPKVENGYHRFFDEYAEKDIVNLVQATRNHPSIVMWSAGNEVPDQWGEAGVKRAKWLQEIFHREDPTRPVTVGMDQVKATMESGFGALLDVPGLNYRVHLYDEAFNKFPQGFILGSETASTVSSRGIYKFPVVQEKMKQYPDFQSSSYDLEACSWSNVPDEDFVLQDDKPWVIGEFVWTGFDYLGEPTPYDEMWPSRSSYFGINDLAGLPKDRYYLYRSRWNTEKPTLHILPHWNWEGREGQTTPVFVYTNYNSAELFVNGKSMGVQKKNKNTPQNRYRLMWMDVKYEPGTVKVVAFDDNDKAVAEEEIHTAGKPYQIVLDADRKTISADGEDISFVTVSVVDKNGIPCPTATNQLKFKVTGAGTYRAACNGDATSLEMFHKDTMKLFSGKLVVLVKSTTTVGDVKLEVSGAGLKSGKLNLVSEK